A genomic window from Indioceanicola profundi includes:
- a CDS encoding LysR family transcriptional regulator: protein MQFRRSDFADLSYFLEIAKHRNFRRAGLELGISASALSHALRGLEERLGVRLLNRTSRSVTLTAAGEALQSAILKPFDEIGHAVDVLNRFRDAPMGRIRLSVPTEAADHLVAPVLSTFLDRYPDVELEVSVSNRMIDVIDGGYDAGIRYGGTVPEDMIAQRLSADIRWLVVAAPAYVERFGAPTHPDELRSYRCIRIRIGDDRIYRWEFERGEERLDVSVPGALIVDQGQVALTAVKAGSGLMYVCEPMVRQALLEGALVSVLDEWAPLGPGFHIYYSSRRQVPAALRLFIDLVREIRPLGL, encoded by the coding sequence ATGCAGTTTCGCCGATCGGACTTCGCCGACCTTTCCTACTTCCTTGAGATCGCCAAGCATCGGAACTTCCGTCGGGCCGGGCTCGAACTCGGGATCAGCGCCTCAGCGCTGAGCCACGCGCTCCGCGGCTTGGAGGAGCGTCTTGGCGTCCGCCTGCTGAACCGCACCAGCCGCAGCGTGACGCTGACCGCGGCCGGCGAGGCGCTCCAGTCTGCGATCCTCAAACCATTTGACGAGATCGGACATGCGGTCGACGTCCTCAACCGCTTCCGCGACGCCCCGATGGGACGAATCCGGCTGAGCGTTCCGACCGAGGCCGCCGACCATCTGGTCGCCCCTGTCCTGTCCACCTTTCTCGATCGCTATCCCGACGTGGAGCTTGAGGTCTCCGTCAGCAACCGCATGATCGATGTGATCGACGGCGGGTACGATGCCGGCATCCGCTATGGCGGCACCGTGCCTGAGGACATGATCGCCCAACGCCTGTCGGCCGATATCCGTTGGCTCGTTGTTGCGGCTCCAGCTTATGTCGAGCGGTTCGGCGCGCCAACCCATCCCGATGAGCTTCGGTCATATCGCTGTATCCGCATCCGCATTGGCGACGACCGTATTTATCGATGGGAATTCGAACGCGGCGAGGAGCGACTGGACGTCAGCGTGCCTGGGGCGCTCATCGTCGACCAGGGACAGGTCGCGCTGACAGCCGTGAAGGCGGGCTCGGGGCTGATGTATGTCTGCGAGCCGATGGTGCGCCAAGCGCTGTTGGAAGGCGCCCTCGTCAGCGTTCTGGATGAATGGGCGCCGCTCGGGCCGGGTTTCCACATCTACTATTCGAGCCGGCGCCAAGTGCCCGCGGCGCTGCGTCTGTTCATCGATCTCGTGCGCGAGATCCGGCCGCTGGGGCTTTGA
- a CDS encoding cyclophilin-like fold protein, translating to MATEIRIILADAVLTGTLNDSKAAREFAAMLPLTLTLEDYGSTEKISNLPHRLTRDGAPAGYAPSAGDITFYSPWGNLAVFYHDFHYSAGLIPLGRIEAGVEALRQPGAITARIELEVE from the coding sequence ATGGCCACCGAGATCCGGATTATCCTGGCGGACGCCGTTCTCACTGGAACCTTGAATGACAGCAAGGCGGCCCGGGAATTCGCCGCCATGTTGCCGCTGACCCTGACGCTGGAGGATTACGGCAGCACCGAAAAGATAAGTAACCTGCCTCACAGACTGACCCGCGACGGTGCACCGGCTGGCTACGCTCCTTCAGCTGGAGACATCACATTCTACAGCCCATGGGGCAATCTGGCCGTATTCTATCATGATTTTCACTACTCGGCGGGCCTGATCCCCTTGGGCCGCATCGAGGCAGGTGTGGAGGCGCTCCGCCAACCAGGGGCGATTACAGCTAGGATTGAGTTGGAGGTGGAGTAG
- a CDS encoding acyl-CoA dehydrogenase family protein, which yields MLAQAGDPNTLERLRGIAADIGRSVLAADAVEIDQAGRWPERGLRALADAGLMGLHIPKRLGGQEQGLIALAVITEELGRHCSSTAMCFGMHSVAAKVLSAKATPYHEEHFLRPIALGRHITSLSLSESGTGVHFFLPRAQFYQDGDSLVLEGSKSFVTSGGQADSYVMSAVAPGQELDPGTFTCFAVEAGTPGLEWQQDWQGFGMRGNSSRGVRLNSVRIPRENLLGAQGDEIWYVFEVVAPYFIIAMAGVYLGIAQAALDAATAHLKERQHTHTGGTLSEVPVLANQVAEMWIAVQRTRQLIHHAARSGDAGDAQTALALFASKADVADMVTFVTQQAMMLSGGKGYGQNSHIARLMRDAQAAHVMAPTTQLLKTWLGRSLLNLPLL from the coding sequence ATGCTAGCCCAGGCTGGTGATCCTAACACGCTCGAACGCCTGCGGGGGATTGCCGCCGATATTGGCCGGTCCGTACTGGCTGCGGATGCCGTGGAGATCGATCAGGCCGGTCGCTGGCCGGAACGTGGTTTGCGCGCCCTTGCTGATGCAGGATTGATGGGCCTGCATATTCCAAAGCGCCTGGGCGGACAGGAACAGGGTCTGATCGCGCTCGCCGTCATTACGGAGGAGTTGGGACGACATTGCAGCTCGACAGCCATGTGCTTCGGCATGCACAGCGTTGCTGCAAAGGTCTTGTCGGCAAAGGCCACTCCGTACCATGAGGAGCATTTCCTCCGGCCGATCGCGCTGGGTCGCCATATCACGTCGCTGTCCTTGAGCGAGTCCGGGACAGGCGTGCACTTCTTCCTACCGCGGGCCCAATTCTATCAGGACGGCGACAGTCTCGTGCTGGAGGGCAGCAAGAGCTTTGTGACGAGCGGTGGCCAAGCTGACTCCTACGTGATGTCAGCGGTTGCGCCGGGCCAGGAACTCGATCCCGGCACCTTCACCTGTTTTGCCGTTGAAGCTGGCACGCCCGGCCTTGAGTGGCAGCAGGACTGGCAAGGGTTCGGCATGCGGGGCAACAGCTCGCGTGGCGTGCGGCTCAACAGCGTTCGCATTCCTCGAGAGAACCTGCTTGGCGCACAAGGCGATGAGATCTGGTACGTGTTCGAGGTTGTCGCACCGTATTTCATCATCGCGATGGCGGGCGTATACCTTGGCATCGCACAAGCAGCGTTGGACGCAGCGACCGCCCACCTCAAGGAGCGCCAGCACACACATACGGGCGGAACGCTCAGCGAAGTTCCTGTCCTGGCAAACCAAGTCGCTGAAATGTGGATCGCGGTTCAGCGGACGCGCCAGCTTATCCACCACGCCGCTCGTTCGGGAGATGCCGGTGATGCGCAGACGGCGCTCGCGTTGTTCGCGTCAAAGGCCGATGTCGCGGACATGGTGACCTTTGTTACGCAGCAAGCCATGATGCTGAGCGGCGGTAAGGGGTATGGGCAGAACAGCCACATCGCCCGGCTGATGCGCGATGCCCAAGCGGCACATGTCATGGCGCCGACCACGCAGCTTCTCAAGACTTGGCTGGGCCGGTCGTTGCTCAACCTTCCACTGCTATAA
- a CDS encoding sensor histidine kinase, producing MSAPVTYRIVLVGTREDLARVRTAVDSIPTHFDVEFFERPAEGMVPSADIVASSPDIIVIGASQQGPLPLARQMRTACPTSQIVFLLAPERLERFRLSLPFVPNLASAWTASMTADASSLGALLTEAAHAARERAATSIVLGRINQKLALAARGSTEQVRRSQWALSERYLATVLTQSPDAFIALGKDGAVIAHNDAAARLFGDGLEMAQASSVTALFPEEEHAKIREAVARAWSGEVQAHIDACVMAKDETCIYVELSLATVNDETGVAAGVSIIARDVTERQRTQDRLREAERRLNAVLDNASVSVFLMDERQHCIYMNAAAERLTGYSFAEMHGRPLHDVIHHTRPDGTHYPIEECPIDRAFPENNNMQGEDVFVHKNGHFYPVAFTASPVRDDASHTIGTIIEVQDITERKRAEARQKLLINELNHRVKNTLAVVQGLAHQSFRDGAPIAQARKSFEARLGALSVAHNLLTRQNWESALLGDTVAAAVNGTAGGNADRVTLLGPDILLAPQTAVSVGMAVHELCTNAIKYGALSNAKGQVSVRWEVQNNDSGRRLRLEWTESGGPPVEPPARRGFGSRMIERGLAAELSGEVRLNFRKEGVVCTIDAPLPQPLR from the coding sequence ATGAGTGCTCCGGTCACGTACCGGATTGTTCTTGTTGGCACGCGGGAGGATCTCGCGCGTGTTCGCACGGCAGTGGACTCCATACCGACGCATTTCGATGTTGAATTCTTTGAGCGCCCCGCCGAGGGAATGGTTCCATCCGCTGACATCGTCGCCTCATCCCCAGATATCATTGTCATCGGTGCATCACAGCAAGGTCCCCTGCCGCTGGCCCGTCAGATGCGGACAGCCTGTCCCACGTCGCAGATCGTCTTCCTCCTCGCGCCTGAGCGGCTTGAGCGCTTCCGGTTGAGCCTGCCCTTCGTCCCGAACCTCGCGTCTGCATGGACCGCGAGCATGACGGCTGACGCTTCAAGTCTGGGCGCCTTGCTCACTGAGGCGGCCCACGCCGCCCGCGAGCGCGCCGCGACGTCGATCGTGTTGGGGCGGATCAATCAGAAGCTGGCGCTCGCAGCCAGGGGCTCAACCGAGCAGGTCAGGCGCTCGCAGTGGGCGCTCTCCGAGCGTTACCTTGCGACAGTTCTCACGCAGTCACCCGATGCTTTCATTGCCCTTGGGAAGGATGGCGCGGTCATTGCGCACAACGACGCGGCCGCACGCCTGTTCGGTGATGGGTTGGAAATGGCGCAGGCCAGCTCGGTGACAGCTCTCTTCCCGGAAGAGGAGCATGCAAAGATTAGAGAAGCAGTTGCGCGTGCCTGGAGTGGCGAGGTCCAGGCGCATATCGATGCTTGTGTGATGGCCAAGGACGAAACCTGCATCTATGTCGAGCTTTCGCTGGCCACCGTCAACGATGAAACCGGCGTGGCGGCCGGCGTCTCCATCATCGCCCGGGATGTTACGGAGCGCCAGCGCACGCAGGACCGCCTGCGCGAAGCGGAACGCAGGCTGAATGCTGTCCTTGATAACGCCTCGGTATCTGTCTTCCTCATGGATGAGCGTCAGCACTGTATTTACATGAATGCCGCAGCCGAGAGGCTGACCGGCTACAGCTTCGCGGAGATGCACGGCCGGCCATTGCATGATGTGATCCATCATACCCGGCCCGACGGCACGCATTATCCTATAGAGGAGTGCCCGATCGACCGTGCCTTTCCGGAAAACAACAACATGCAAGGCGAGGACGTGTTCGTTCATAAGAACGGCCATTTCTATCCTGTCGCCTTTACGGCCAGTCCTGTTCGCGATGACGCTTCCCACACGATCGGGACCATCATCGAGGTGCAGGACATCACTGAACGCAAGCGGGCCGAGGCACGCCAGAAGCTACTTATCAACGAGCTGAATCATCGGGTGAAGAACACGCTGGCTGTGGTGCAGGGGTTGGCTCACCAGTCCTTTCGAGATGGCGCTCCCATAGCGCAGGCGCGCAAATCGTTCGAGGCGCGGCTCGGGGCCCTTTCCGTGGCGCACAACCTGCTGACGCGGCAGAACTGGGAGTCGGCACTGCTCGGCGATACCGTCGCGGCTGCGGTGAATGGGACGGCCGGAGGCAACGCGGATCGGGTGACTCTGCTCGGACCGGATATATTGCTGGCACCGCAGACAGCGGTTTCGGTCGGTATGGCTGTGCATGAACTTTGCACAAACGCCATCAAGTATGGCGCTCTATCAAACGCCAAAGGTCAGGTTTCTGTTCGGTGGGAGGTGCAGAACAATGACAGCGGCAGGCGCCTGCGGTTGGAGTGGACGGAGAGCGGTGGTCCGCCTGTCGAACCGCCAGCCCGTCGCGGATTTGGATCGCGCATGATCGAGCGCGGCTTGGCTGCTGAGTTGTCCGGCGAGGTGCGGCTGAACTTCCGCAAGGAAGGCGTCGTATGCACCATTGACGCGCCTCTCCCTCAGCCACTGAGGTAA
- a CDS encoding response regulator — protein sequence MLAGKRVLIVEDEPVIGFVLEDMLDAIGCKPVGIATRVEQALEIVAAREIDAAILDVNIHGQRSYSVADALVAQGVPFIFATGYDGTEHPSRYRQVLTLAKPYSIDDVQRALTTVTAGTDAGR from the coding sequence ATGCTGGCAGGCAAACGGGTGCTGATCGTCGAAGATGAGCCCGTCATTGGCTTTGTGCTCGAGGATATGCTGGATGCCATCGGATGCAAGCCGGTTGGGATCGCTACGCGTGTTGAACAGGCGCTGGAGATCGTTGCGGCGCGGGAGATCGATGCAGCCATTCTGGACGTCAACATTCACGGTCAGCGCAGTTATAGCGTGGCCGATGCGCTCGTCGCACAGGGCGTTCCCTTTATCTTTGCGACTGGATATGACGGCACTGAGCATCCGAGCCGATATCGGCAGGTGCTTACCTTGGCCAAACCTTACAGCATTGATGACGTGCAGCGTGCCCTGACAACTGTAACGGCCGGGACTGACGCTGGCCGGTGA
- a CDS encoding TetR/AcrR family transcriptional regulator, whose amino-acid sequence MDKRTDMIAGAALAFEAEGFRGIGIDGILAPSGASTRTLYKHFGSRDGLVLAVLEERHRAFMARLEGRSEVADPVGELFDTLERWLIEHGARGCMLLRARSEYANANEDVVALVRRQKEEFEGEIARRVQTVLGRADAELSTQVWLLFEGATAAASVSDLSVVGVAKRAAAILLTAAQGRSQ is encoded by the coding sequence ATGGACAAGCGCACCGACATGATCGCGGGGGCGGCTCTCGCGTTCGAGGCCGAAGGCTTTCGAGGCATCGGCATCGACGGGATTCTTGCCCCCTCCGGAGCATCGACCCGCACGCTCTACAAGCACTTCGGCTCTCGCGACGGGCTGGTGCTCGCAGTGCTGGAGGAACGGCACCGCGCCTTCATGGCGCGACTAGAGGGGAGAAGTGAAGTAGCCGATCCCGTCGGCGAACTCTTCGACACGCTGGAGCGATGGCTGATCGAGCATGGAGCACGAGGCTGCATGCTGCTGCGCGCCCGCAGCGAATATGCCAACGCAAACGAGGACGTCGTCGCCCTTGTCCGGAGGCAGAAGGAGGAATTTGAAGGCGAGATCGCCAGGCGCGTTCAGACGGTGCTAGGCCGCGCCGATGCCGAGCTATCGACGCAAGTCTGGCTTCTTTTCGAGGGAGCGACGGCGGCGGCGAGCGTTTCCGACTTGTCGGTCGTCGGTGTGGCCAAACGTGCTGCGGCCATTCTGCTGACGGCAGCACAAGGCCGATCACAATGA
- a CDS encoding MFS transporter — protein MNGRGNFVAAAFALTALAYGLARFAYGLLLPDIREDLSLSATGAGWIGGSAFAAYCFGIILAFVAGARLGERHTAVLASLMATCGLALAAVASSGWCLGLAIALGGLGTGLTSPPLAAAVERCLDNAARPKANGAINAGTAAGIVFSGIAVMVFAGGWRALYIVFAVIGAMVTVWLWFATPAVARERASGELSLKHLTRKGVWELCAGAFLMGAASTAIWTFGANIMRDDLGFADGRIALAWIVLGSAGIFGAGTGILTVRFGIGPVHRFAVFAMVLALIGLAAASLAPMIAFAVMGLFGVAYIVSSGAFLLWGIALCPDRPDFGLGLPFLMIALGQTAGAPLFGSVFDLAGSATALLSSAMVMASAAIWTESVTSIYGKGGAPQREAASSCEASRPSGFSATPRETPSGGRHYGDRMD, from the coding sequence ATGAACGGGCGGGGCAATTTTGTCGCGGCCGCCTTTGCACTCACGGCGCTGGCGTACGGCCTTGCGCGCTTCGCCTATGGGCTCCTGCTTCCCGATATCCGGGAAGATCTTTCCTTGAGCGCGACGGGGGCCGGTTGGATCGGGGGCAGCGCCTTCGCGGCCTATTGCTTCGGCATCATCCTCGCTTTTGTCGCCGGCGCCCGGCTCGGCGAGCGCCATACCGCAGTCTTGGCCAGCCTGATGGCGACCTGCGGGCTGGCGCTCGCCGCCGTCGCGTCATCGGGCTGGTGTCTCGGACTGGCGATCGCGCTTGGTGGGCTTGGCACCGGGCTGACATCCCCACCGCTTGCTGCGGCGGTGGAGCGATGCCTGGACAACGCGGCGCGGCCAAAGGCAAACGGGGCGATCAACGCCGGCACGGCGGCCGGAATTGTCTTTTCCGGTATCGCGGTCATGGTGTTCGCCGGTGGCTGGCGCGCGCTTTACATCGTCTTCGCGGTGATCGGCGCGATGGTGACGGTCTGGTTGTGGTTCGCCACACCGGCAGTTGCCCGCGAGCGGGCATCGGGTGAGCTGTCTCTCAAACACCTGACGCGTAAGGGTGTTTGGGAGCTATGTGCTGGCGCGTTCCTGATGGGTGCCGCCAGCACCGCGATCTGGACCTTCGGGGCCAACATCATGCGCGACGATCTCGGGTTTGCCGATGGTCGCATCGCGCTTGCCTGGATTGTTCTGGGCAGCGCCGGCATTTTCGGCGCGGGGACAGGCATTCTCACAGTCCGCTTCGGGATCGGGCCGGTCCATCGTTTTGCGGTATTCGCGATGGTCCTGGCCCTGATCGGGCTTGCTGCCGCGAGCCTCGCTCCAATGATCGCCTTCGCTGTCATGGGGCTGTTCGGCGTGGCCTACATCGTATCGAGCGGTGCTTTTCTTTTATGGGGAATCGCACTGTGTCCCGATCGCCCGGATTTCGGCCTCGGGCTCCCATTTTTGATGATCGCGCTCGGGCAGACCGCAGGGGCTCCCCTGTTCGGATCCGTTTTCGACCTGGCTGGCAGCGCGACGGCGCTTCTCTCCTCCGCCATGGTGATGGCAAGTGCTGCGATCTGGACCGAAAGCGTGACCTCGATATACGGGAAAGGGGGCGCGCCGCAGCGGGAAGCTGCGTCTTCTTGCGAGGCGTCTAGACCGTCGGGTTTCTCCGCAACGCCGCGCGAGACGCCTTCGGGTGGGCGCCATTATGGTGATCGGATGGACTGA
- a CDS encoding AraC family transcriptional regulator, with protein sequence MTDALLDAVRRYAEAHADENGVAQTPIPGLRVIRETAPSLMQYAICKPLVALVLQGSKRVAMGSDSFDFGAGDSLLITADVPTVSQITRASIAVPYFSLVLDLDPAVIEALVVEMGALPVATGAAVRVNPTEIEAADAALRLMRLLDRPASVPILQAQLLRELHFWLLSGRHGGAIRSLGVADSHAQRIARAVALIRANFAEPLRVKQLAEAAGMSVSSFHEHFRAITSLTPLQFQKQLRLIEARRMMLADGAMISNAAYAVGYESVPQFTREYGRMFGLPPARDMKAAMTRMLSAAWQGHAN encoded by the coding sequence ATGACCGACGCTTTGCTTGATGCCGTCCGCCGCTATGCGGAAGCACATGCCGACGAGAACGGGGTTGCTCAAACGCCGATCCCCGGACTCAGGGTTATTCGCGAGACTGCTCCCAGCTTGATGCAATACGCCATCTGCAAGCCGCTGGTCGCCCTGGTGCTCCAGGGCAGCAAGCGGGTTGCCATGGGAAGCGATAGCTTCGACTTCGGTGCCGGCGATTCCCTTCTGATCACCGCAGACGTCCCGACGGTCAGCCAGATCACACGCGCCAGCATCGCTGTTCCCTATTTCTCGCTCGTCCTGGACCTCGATCCCGCCGTGATCGAGGCGCTTGTCGTAGAAATGGGCGCCCTCCCTGTCGCTACCGGCGCGGCGGTTCGCGTCAATCCAACAGAAATCGAAGCAGCCGATGCCGCGTTGCGCCTGATGCGACTGCTTGACCGGCCTGCCTCGGTGCCGATCCTGCAGGCGCAGCTGCTTCGCGAATTGCATTTCTGGCTGCTCTCGGGTCGACACGGGGGAGCGATCCGTAGCCTCGGCGTTGCTGACAGCCATGCGCAACGGATTGCCCGCGCAGTGGCGCTCATTCGCGCGAACTTCGCCGAACCGCTCAGGGTGAAGCAACTGGCCGAGGCTGCGGGTATGAGCGTGTCGTCGTTCCATGAGCATTTCCGGGCGATCACCTCTCTGACCCCGCTTCAGTTTCAAAAGCAGCTCAGACTGATTGAGGCGCGCCGGATGATGCTGGCGGATGGCGCAATGATCAGTAACGCCGCCTACGCGGTGGGTTACGAAAGCGTTCCGCAGTTCACGCGCGAATATGGCCGTATGTTCGGACTGCCGCCGGCCAGAGACATGAAAGCCGCTATGACACGGATGCTTTCGGCGGCGTGGCAGGGTCACGCGAACTGA
- a CDS encoding SDR family NAD(P)-dependent oxidoreductase — protein sequence MTTISIVTGGSRGLGRNTAVSIARRGGDVILTYRSGSDDANAVVAEIERMGRKAVALQLDVGAVSTFPAFVESVRAALRSSWARDSFDHLVNNAGHGEMAALADTTEAQFDSLFDVHVKGVFFLTQALLPLLADGGRIVNFSSGLTRISYPGFSAYSAAKGAIEILTLYMAKELGSRGITANTIAPGAIETDFLGGAVRDTPAYNEAFAAMTALGRVGLPDDIGPAVANLLSPDNRWITAQRIEVSGGQNI from the coding sequence ATGACCACCATTTCGATCGTTACCGGCGGCAGCCGTGGCCTCGGCCGCAACACCGCCGTCAGCATCGCCCGCCGTGGCGGCGACGTCATTCTCACCTATCGCAGCGGCAGCGACGATGCGAATGCCGTCGTCGCCGAGATTGAGAGGATGGGGCGCAAGGCGGTCGCCCTTCAGCTCGATGTTGGCGCCGTCTCCACCTTCCCAGCTTTTGTCGAGAGCGTCCGTGCGGCGCTGCGGTCCAGCTGGGCTCGGGACAGCTTCGACCATCTCGTCAATAATGCCGGGCATGGCGAAATGGCCGCCCTTGCAGATACAACCGAAGCGCAGTTCGACAGCCTGTTTGATGTCCATGTCAAAGGCGTGTTCTTCCTGACCCAGGCTCTTCTGCCTCTCCTTGCCGACGGCGGTCGCATCGTGAACTTCTCGTCGGGCCTGACGCGTATCTCCTATCCGGGCTTCTCGGCCTATTCCGCCGCCAAGGGGGCAATCGAAATCCTGACGCTCTACATGGCCAAGGAACTAGGTAGCCGCGGCATCACCGCAAATACGATAGCGCCGGGCGCGATCGAGACCGACTTCCTGGGCGGCGCCGTACGCGATACGCCCGCCTATAATGAAGCGTTCGCCGCCATGACAGCGCTTGGCCGCGTCGGTCTCCCCGACGACATCGGCCCGGCAGTCGCGAACCTGCTCAGTCCGGACAACCGGTGGATCACCGCACAGCGGATCGAAGTGTCGGGTGGCCAGAACATCTGA